Proteins from a single region of Enoplosus armatus isolate fEnoArm2 chromosome 6, fEnoArm2.hap1, whole genome shotgun sequence:
- the LOC139286251 gene encoding cAMP-dependent protein kinase type II-beta regulatory subunit, with amino-acid sequence MSIEIPEGLTELLQSFTVEVLRNQPRDLLEFALQYFTQLKESETKEASFGNDQNSAPRLGKAVNFIDEAMQIDSENGEEEEDDDDEEFIAPVINRFIRRASVCAEAFNPDEDEEDKEPWVTHPKTDEQRQRLQEACRDILLFKNLDPEEMSQVLDAMFEKFCTEGEHIIDQDDDGDNFYVIESGMFNIFVKVDGAEKLVGCCDNRGSFGELALMYNTPRAATIIATSPGAVWCLDRLTFRRIIVKNNAKKRRLYEAFIETLPLLTSLELSERMKVVDVLSTKAYNDSQQIIAQGDLADCFYIVESGQVRITMTRSRTKKDQEEEEVDIATCSRGQYFGELALVTNKPRAASAYAVGSVKCLVMDIQAFERLLGPCMDIMKRNIANYEEQLVTLFGSSTEIEQQSA; translated from the exons ATGAGTATAGAAATTCCTGAAGGACTGACGGAGCTGTTACAGAGCTTTACCGTGGAAGTGTTGAGGAATCAGCCCAGGGATTTGCTCGAGTTTGCATTACAGTACTTCACCCAGCTGAAGGAAAGTGAGACCAAAGAGGCCTCATTTGGCAATGACCAAAATTCGGCCCCAAGACTTGGAAAAGCGGTCAATTTCATTGACGAAGCCATGCAGATCGATTCGGAaaacggagaggaggaggaggacgacgatgACGAGGAATTCATAG CCCCGGTGATAAACAGATTCATCAGAAGAGCATCAG TGTGTGCTGAAGCGTTCAAtcctgatgaagatgaggaggataaAGAGCCATGG GTCACCCACCCAAAAACCGacgagcagagacagagactacAGGAAGCATGCAGGGACATTCTTCTGTTCAAGAATTTGGATCCA GAAGAGATGTCTCAGGTGCTGGATGCCATGTTTGAGAAGTTCTGCACCGAAGGGGAACACATCATTGATCAAGATGATGATGGGGATAACTTCTATGTTATTGAAAG tGGGATGTTTAACATTTTCGTGAAGGTCGATGGCGCAGAGAAGCTGGTAGGCTGCTGTGACAACCGAGGCAGCTTTGGTGAACTGGCGTTGATGTACAACACCCCCAGGGCCGCCACAATAATCGCCACCTCGCCTGGAGCCGTTTGGTGCCTA GATCGTCTGACATTCAGGAGGATCATAGTGAAGAACAATGCCAAGAAGAGGAGGCTGTATGAGGCATTCATTGAAACGCTACCACTGCTTACGTCATTAGAG CTGTCAGAGAGAATGAAGGTAGTGGACGTACTATCCACCAAGGCGTACAATGATTCACAGCAGATTATTGCTCAG GGTGATTTAGCAGATTGCTTCTACATTGTTGAGTCTGGCCAAGTTAGAATCACCATGACAAGAAGCAGG ACGAAAAAAgaccaggaggaagaggaggtggataTCGCCACATGCTCCAGGGGCCAGTATTTTGGGGAGTTGGCACTTGTCACAAACAAGCCCAGAGCTGCATCAGCCTATGCTGTGGGGAGTGTCAAATGCTTGG tcaTGGACATTCAAGCCTTCGAGAGATTGCTGGGCCCGTGCATGGACATCATGAAGAGAAACATTGCTAACTATGAGGAGCAGCTCGTGACCCTGTTTGGAAGTAGCACTGAGATTGAGCAACAAAGTGCATGA